A genome region from Maridesulfovibrio salexigens DSM 2638 includes the following:
- a CDS encoding EAL domain-containing protein → MEGDIKSCITAISKVVTEDGITILFQPVVSLLSRAVVGFEAFARGVDEKGETIASPGCLFNSSLPIQAQLKVEEMCLKKGFEAYKPLSEKYWDMVLFLNINCGIYSHEESKGSSPHLLAKTFNYSPRMIVFEMDAGQLKGNPPLEMIHSVRDMGYRLSVDNIVPSMDWMDFLHIIKPDFVKFDRRFYEGIENSQRIKKKVNSVARLFSYCSVLPVAKGVETEAEAIALMQSGFYLQQGYFYSDSTDDEGNKDLFKDKVNRISRSVNGDMKIKSENSREKFRDSHLLLKSTMTRLQQGGDGDMNRILEELVKKNDSVVSVYILDSSGKQRSKRLAGRASDPFGLRVMPSAVGSDHSCQDYFTYLNSGFEKTAGVRSPDALHSDGYNYLAGFYYKEGSRRGRILVLEYVDSTPDDTND, encoded by the coding sequence GTGGAAGGCGATATTAAAAGCTGCATTACAGCCATTAGTAAAGTTGTTACCGAAGATGGTATTACCATATTATTTCAGCCTGTTGTCTCTCTCTTGTCTCGCGCCGTGGTCGGTTTTGAAGCTTTTGCGCGTGGTGTTGATGAAAAAGGGGAAACCATTGCTTCTCCCGGTTGTCTTTTCAACTCCTCTTTACCGATCCAAGCACAACTGAAAGTTGAAGAAATGTGTCTCAAAAAGGGTTTCGAAGCCTATAAACCCTTGTCAGAGAAATATTGGGATATGGTTCTTTTTCTTAATATTAATTGCGGAATATACTCTCATGAAGAAAGTAAAGGCAGCAGCCCGCATCTGTTGGCAAAAACATTTAATTATTCCCCTCGCATGATTGTTTTTGAAATGGATGCTGGTCAACTTAAGGGAAACCCACCCTTGGAAATGATCCATTCGGTCCGAGATATGGGGTATCGGCTATCGGTAGATAATATTGTGCCATCAATGGATTGGATGGATTTTTTGCATATAATCAAGCCTGACTTTGTTAAGTTTGATCGCAGATTTTATGAAGGAATTGAAAACTCACAACGGATCAAGAAAAAAGTGAATTCTGTTGCGCGTCTGTTTTCTTATTGTAGCGTTCTGCCTGTGGCAAAAGGTGTAGAAACGGAAGCTGAAGCAATAGCTCTTATGCAAAGCGGATTTTATTTACAGCAGGGTTATTTTTATTCCGACAGCACTGACGATGAAGGTAATAAAGATTTATTTAAGGATAAGGTTAACCGGATAAGTAGGTCTGTAAATGGGGATATGAAAATTAAATCCGAGAATTCCCGTGAAAAATTTCGTGACTCACATTTGTTACTTAAAAGCACGATGACGCGTTTGCAACAGGGTGGAGATGGGGATATGAACCGGATTCTTGAAGAATTGGTTAAAAAAAATGATTCTGTTGTTTCAGTATACATTCTGGATAGTTCCGGTAAACAGCGAAGCAAACGGCTGGCAGGAAGGGCTTCTGATCCGTTTGGATTGCGTGTCATGCCTTCAGCTGTGGGAAGTGATCACAGCTGTCAGGATTATTTTACGTATTTAAATTCTGGGTTTGAAAAAACTGCGGGGGTGCGCAGTCCTGATGCCCTGCACAGTGACGGATACAATTATCTGGCAGGATTTTATTATAAGGAAGGCAGCCGCCGGGGTAGGATTTTGGTTCTTGAATACGTAGATTCTACGCCGGATGATACAAATGATTAG
- the rpmG gene encoding 50S ribosomal protein L33, with the protein MRVKVQMQCTECKRRNYSTMKNKKNTTGRIELKKYCPFDKKHTLHRESK; encoded by the coding sequence ATGCGTGTCAAAGTTCAGATGCAGTGCACCGAGTGTAAGCGTCGTAACTATTCGACGATGAAGAACAAGAAGAACACTACTGGTCGCATCGAGCTGAAGAAGTATTGCCCTTTCGATAAGAAGCATACTCTTCACAGAGAGTCCAAGTAG
- the hypD gene encoding hydrogenase formation protein HypD yields the protein MSLEILDKFNDPGLCKELLACLRDELDEEIRFMEVCGTHTVSIFRSGLHSVLPKEVVHLSGPGCPVCVTHESEVNAFLDLAGKDGVIVATFGDLIKVPGDKGHCLKNAQADGARVEIIYSPFDALELARNNPDSTVVFLGVGFETTAPTIAATVLMAQQQGLENFKVLSFHKLVPPALDVLISDPETRIDGFILPGHVSTVIGIHPYDFIGEKYGKPSVVTGFDPVDILQALLMMVRASGQEHPAIQNQYVRGVSENGNPKAVEVMYQVFEESDALWRGIGMIPGSGLEFRAEFEKYDAKKVFDLNIGECPPLKGCKCGEVLKGKMTPEKCPLFGKACTPAKPVGPCMVSTEGSCAAYFKYKVD from the coding sequence TTGTCGCTTGAGATTTTGGATAAATTTAACGACCCTGGACTGTGCAAGGAACTTCTGGCTTGTTTGCGGGACGAGCTGGATGAGGAAATACGGTTCATGGAGGTCTGCGGAACACATACTGTTTCCATTTTTCGCAGCGGGCTGCATTCGGTTCTGCCGAAAGAGGTTGTTCACCTCAGTGGGCCCGGCTGTCCTGTATGTGTGACTCATGAGTCCGAGGTAAATGCTTTTCTGGATCTCGCAGGTAAGGACGGGGTCATCGTTGCTACCTTTGGCGATCTGATCAAGGTTCCCGGCGACAAAGGACACTGTTTGAAAAATGCTCAGGCAGACGGGGCACGGGTGGAGATTATTTATTCCCCTTTCGATGCATTGGAGCTTGCGCGGAACAATCCTGACAGTACGGTTGTCTTTTTAGGGGTGGGCTTTGAAACAACTGCTCCGACCATTGCCGCCACAGTGCTCATGGCGCAGCAGCAGGGACTCGAAAATTTTAAAGTGCTTTCATTTCATAAGTTGGTTCCTCCGGCGTTGGATGTTCTGATTTCCGATCCGGAAACACGTATTGATGGATTTATCCTTCCCGGTCACGTTTCTACCGTTATCGGAATTCATCCCTATGATTTTATCGGAGAAAAATACGGTAAGCCTTCTGTTGTTACTGGGTTTGATCCTGTTGATATCCTGCAGGCATTGCTGATGATGGTCCGGGCATCCGGGCAAGAACATCCAGCCATTCAGAATCAGTACGTTCGTGGTGTTTCCGAGAATGGCAACCCTAAAGCAGTCGAAGTTATGTATCAGGTTTTTGAGGAATCAGATGCTCTTTGGCGCGGTATTGGAATGATTCCCGGTAGCGGTCTCGAATTTAGGGCAGAATTTGAAAAATACGATGCCAAGAAAGTTTTTGACCTGAATATTGGTGAATGTCCGCCGCTTAAGGGCTGTAAATGCGGGGAGGTTTTGAAGGGTAAGATGACTCCTGAAAAATGTCCTCTTTTCGGAAAGGCTTGTACTCCGGCCAAACCGGTAGGTCCTTGTATGGTTTCAACTGAAGGCAGCTGTGCCGCTTATTTCAAATACAAAGTAGATTAA
- a CDS encoding chemotaxis protein has protein sequence MAKTEILLETGTNELEILEFYIDLPASDDGPEERCHFGVNVAKVMQVIESPDLEHPESAEHPCFMGTIPLRNHILPVLDLAVWLGMERKKQKYDIVIVTEFSQTVSGFQVSGVTEIHRVGWQQVLSPDKFMSSFDESCIVGIVEREDRFIQLLDLESILADLDPTLGGDFDAPSAVATEAYNALVCDDSPTIRAMLEKSLEKANFRHTIVHNGEEARNTLLNIKEVAKQENRPIKDYVEIVVSDIEMPLMDGFSLTKWIRDDQDLKDLPIILYSSIITKELRHKGDSVGADEQISKPDLHLLPEKAIKLIESRKPH, from the coding sequence ATGGCAAAGACAGAAATCCTGCTTGAAACCGGCACCAATGAGCTTGAAATTCTTGAATTTTATATCGACCTACCCGCATCCGATGATGGGCCGGAAGAAAGATGCCATTTCGGTGTAAACGTTGCCAAAGTAATGCAGGTAATTGAAAGCCCCGACCTCGAACATCCCGAGTCGGCAGAGCATCCCTGCTTTATGGGAACAATTCCCCTCCGCAATCACATTCTGCCCGTTCTGGACCTTGCTGTGTGGCTGGGAATGGAACGCAAGAAACAAAAATACGACATTGTTATTGTGACTGAATTCAGTCAGACCGTATCGGGTTTTCAAGTCAGCGGGGTAACAGAAATCCATCGTGTCGGATGGCAACAGGTCCTTTCGCCTGACAAATTCATGAGCAGTTTCGATGAAAGCTGCATTGTAGGAATAGTTGAACGCGAAGATCGCTTTATCCAATTGCTGGACCTTGAATCCATACTTGCGGATCTTGACCCTACTCTTGGTGGAGATTTCGATGCTCCTTCAGCAGTTGCAACCGAAGCATACAATGCCTTGGTCTGCGATGACTCCCCCACTATCCGGGCCATGCTTGAAAAAAGCCTTGAAAAAGCAAACTTCAGGCACACTATTGTCCATAATGGAGAAGAAGCCAGAAACACCCTGCTAAACATCAAAGAGGTAGCCAAACAGGAAAACCGCCCGATAAAAGATTACGTTGAAATAGTGGTTTCAGACATTGAAATGCCGCTCATGGATGGATTCAGTCTTACCAAATGGATCAGGGATGATCAGGACCTTAAAGACCTGCCTATCATTTTGTACTCTTCTATTATCACTAAAGAACTGCGCCACAAAGGTGATTCTGTCGGAGCAGATGAACAAATTTCGAAACCGGATTTGCACTTACTGCCGGAAAAAGCAATCAAGCTGATTGAGAGCCGTAAGCCTCATTAG
- the nusG gene encoding transcription termination/antitermination protein NusG, translating into MNADAEKPQGRKARWYIVHTYSGFEQRVEQTVREMMRTGQDNGLIEEVVVPTEKVVELVKGEKRTSTRKFYPGYVMIKMIMEDESWHLIQSIPRVTGFIGGKNRPTPMRDSEAAKILSLMEDRQEQPRPKFNFDRGDEVRVIDGPFSGFNGVVEDVNYDKGKLRVSVSIFGRQTPVELDFVQVTKG; encoded by the coding sequence ATGAACGCAGACGCTGAAAAACCTCAGGGAAGGAAGGCCCGTTGGTACATTGTTCATACCTATTCAGGTTTTGAACAGCGGGTTGAGCAGACTGTCCGTGAGATGATGAGAACTGGTCAGGACAATGGACTGATCGAAGAAGTTGTCGTCCCCACGGAAAAAGTTGTCGAGCTGGTTAAAGGGGAAAAAAGAACATCTACCCGGAAATTTTATCCGGGTTATGTCATGATCAAAATGATCATGGAGGATGAATCATGGCATCTCATCCAATCTATTCCTCGTGTTACCGGATTCATCGGTGGCAAAAACCGCCCGACTCCAATGCGCGACAGCGAAGCAGCCAAAATCCTGAGCCTGATGGAAGACCGTCAGGAACAGCCGAGACCCAAGTTCAACTTTGATCGTGGCGATGAAGTCAGGGTCATTGATGGACCGTTCAGCGGTTTCAACGGCGTTGTAGAAGATGTTAACTACGACAAAGGCAAGCTTCGGGTGTCAGTCTCCATTTTCGGCCGCCAGACCCCGGTGGAACTTGACTTCGTTCAGGTAACCAAAGGGTAG
- a CDS encoding chloride channel protein, which translates to MVSPSDSKTKKRTGTSFNPRVQYVLLMSFSVAIGMAAAGGAFLFRWLIENFQHFFWASGNSFLDMAANSPWWLVLFLPCIGGLIAGVIITNWAPEAQGPGVPEVIKALAVRGGVIRHRITFLKALATSLLIGCGASVGREGPVVQIGASLGSSAARIFRLDPSMLPVCVASGAAAGIAATFNAPLTGTLFAIEILLLDTEMSYVSHIIVASVTASALSKFFWGDFPTFDAPKFIFSNFEELIIFFLLGILAGLVSIAFVKMIRLCEFTFDQIPVPGWVKPGLGGLILGAIALKIPAVLGVGYEAVNMGLTGVLPLDLAIILLGAKLVATSLCIGSGMSGGIFAPSLVLGAALGVSVSSTINMIFPELALTHGQYALVGMGTVVAGTTLAPITAVLTVFELTYSYKIILPMMVGCITSALVVRILKGYSVYEAKLLRQGINILRGHDESVMVNIPVQEVMETDFDYLCTTDSLRKAAEMVLDSEFPHFPVLNKDNKLAGILTLRDMRAFLKNAQDLKGGAEIVDTLMVRTVVSLPVNSNLKEAIMKFERTGVSFLPLVNQDETVAGIIKSKEAMNIFRKKRYKNKILSSSI; encoded by the coding sequence ATGGTTTCCCCTTCCGATTCCAAAACAAAAAAACGTACTGGAACCTCATTTAATCCGAGGGTCCAGTACGTTTTACTTATGTCTTTTTCCGTGGCCATCGGTATGGCGGCGGCAGGCGGTGCCTTCCTTTTTCGCTGGTTGATTGAAAATTTCCAGCACTTTTTCTGGGCCAGTGGTAATTCTTTCCTTGATATGGCGGCCAATTCTCCTTGGTGGCTGGTTCTCTTCCTTCCCTGCATTGGCGGGCTTATCGCCGGGGTGATTATCACCAATTGGGCTCCTGAAGCTCAAGGACCGGGTGTACCCGAAGTAATAAAAGCACTGGCAGTACGGGGCGGGGTAATTCGTCATCGTATTACCTTTCTTAAAGCATTAGCCACCAGCCTGCTTATTGGCTGCGGAGCCTCTGTCGGACGTGAAGGACCTGTTGTTCAGATAGGAGCTTCGCTTGGTTCTTCAGCGGCAAGAATATTTCGCCTAGATCCGTCCATGCTTCCGGTTTGCGTTGCATCAGGAGCGGCAGCAGGAATTGCGGCAACCTTCAATGCCCCCTTAACAGGAACTTTATTTGCCATTGAAATCCTGCTGCTCGATACTGAGATGTCCTACGTCAGCCACATAATTGTAGCATCGGTAACAGCATCCGCCCTCTCAAAATTTTTCTGGGGAGACTTCCCTACCTTCGATGCGCCTAAATTTATTTTCAGTAATTTCGAAGAGCTGATCATCTTCTTTCTGCTCGGAATCCTAGCCGGTCTAGTTTCTATTGCTTTTGTGAAAATGATAAGGCTTTGCGAATTCACCTTTGACCAGATCCCTGTCCCCGGCTGGGTAAAACCCGGCCTTGGAGGGCTGATTCTTGGAGCAATCGCGCTTAAAATCCCTGCGGTACTGGGCGTTGGTTATGAAGCTGTAAATATGGGTTTGACAGGTGTCCTGCCCCTTGATCTAGCCATAATACTACTAGGGGCCAAACTTGTTGCCACTTCTCTTTGTATCGGATCGGGAATGAGCGGTGGTATTTTTGCTCCCTCGCTGGTTTTAGGGGCGGCCTTAGGGGTATCGGTCAGCTCAACTATTAATATGATTTTTCCGGAACTGGCCCTTACACATGGACAATATGCTCTCGTCGGCATGGGAACAGTTGTGGCCGGAACCACCCTCGCGCCCATTACGGCGGTACTCACTGTTTTTGAACTGACATACTCATATAAAATAATCCTGCCCATGATGGTAGGCTGCATTACCAGTGCACTGGTTGTCCGTATACTAAAAGGATATTCTGTTTATGAAGCAAAATTATTGCGTCAGGGCATTAATATTCTACGCGGCCATGACGAATCGGTTATGGTCAATATTCCAGTTCAGGAAGTAATGGAGACTGATTTTGATTACCTATGTACCACAGACAGCCTCAGAAAAGCTGCCGAAATGGTATTAGACTCTGAATTTCCGCATTTTCCGGTTCTAAATAAAGACAATAAGCTTGCCGGAATCCTGACCCTTCGGGATATGCGTGCATTTCTCAAAAATGCGCAAGACTTAAAAGGTGGGGCAGAAATAGTGGACACCCTGATGGTCCGCACCGTGGTATCGCTTCCCGTAAACTCCAACCTAAAAGAAGCCATTATGAAATTCGAAAGGACCGGTGTCTCCTTCTTGCCACTCGTGAATCAGGATGAGACCGTAGCCGGGATAATTAAGTCCAAAGAGGCTATGAATATTTTTCGCAAAAAAAGATACAAAAATAAAATTCTTTCTTCATCGATCTAA
- a CDS encoding tRNA dihydrouridine synthase codes for MKSLPISPDKPWLAPLAGYSDLPFRMLCRKRGCAVACTEMVSVKGLKYDGKGTKALLATCPEDNPLVVQLFGGEPQDYSDTMPQLIDEGYSFFDLNSGCPVKKVLKTGGGSALHLDPDRLVETASAMVRVAGEGKVGVKIRLGFMNGEDNFLEIAKRLEDTGVAWLTMHPRYAKQMFSGQADWSKLAVLKQNVSIPVIGSGDLFTAEDGMECIKQTGIDGIMFARGALFDPEIFARYLKLLDDPKCATLPPFDLGKTMEEHINMTRDFDGSNRSFRKIRSILPRYAKGMDGIRSIRTKLTACEDWEELLEAAREVSTLTRDRC; via the coding sequence ATGAAATCACTTCCAATAAGCCCAGATAAACCTTGGCTGGCGCCCTTAGCCGGATATTCAGACCTGCCCTTTCGCATGCTCTGCCGCAAACGGGGATGCGCCGTTGCCTGCACAGAGATGGTCAGCGTCAAGGGATTAAAATATGACGGTAAAGGGACCAAAGCCCTGCTAGCCACCTGCCCGGAAGACAATCCATTGGTCGTCCAACTGTTCGGCGGAGAGCCGCAAGACTATTCAGACACTATGCCCCAACTGATAGATGAGGGCTACTCTTTTTTTGATTTAAACTCAGGCTGCCCGGTCAAGAAAGTCCTCAAAACTGGAGGCGGTTCCGCCCTTCATCTTGATCCTGACCGTCTGGTTGAAACTGCATCTGCTATGGTTCGTGTAGCAGGCGAAGGTAAGGTCGGGGTTAAGATCAGGCTCGGTTTCATGAATGGAGAAGACAACTTCCTCGAAATCGCCAAGAGACTGGAAGATACCGGTGTTGCATGGCTTACAATGCATCCTCGATATGCAAAACAGATGTTCTCTGGTCAGGCAGATTGGTCCAAGCTTGCAGTATTAAAACAAAATGTTTCCATACCAGTAATAGGCAGCGGCGATCTCTTTACTGCAGAAGACGGTATGGAATGCATTAAGCAAACGGGTATAGACGGGATTATGTTTGCCCGCGGCGCTCTTTTTGATCCTGAAATCTTCGCTCGCTATCTTAAACTGCTTGATGATCCTAAATGTGCCACCCTGCCGCCTTTCGATCTTGGCAAGACAATGGAAGAGCATATCAATATGACCAGAGATTTTGACGGCAGCAACCGCTCATTCAGGAAAATCAGATCCATACTTCCCCGCTACGCTAAAGGAATGGACGGCATACGCTCCATCCGAACAAAACTGACAGCCTGCGAAGACTGGGAAGAACTTCTTGAAGCCGCACGCGAAGTATCGACTCTTACCCGGGACCGTTGCTAA
- the tuf gene encoding elongation factor Tu, which yields MGKAKFERGKPHVNIGTIGHIDHGKTTLTAAITKIAGLAGNGDYVAFDEIDKAPEEKERGITIATAHVEYETEARHYAHVDCPGHADYIKNMITGAAQMDGAILVVAATDGPMPQTREHILLARQVGVPGIVVFLNKCDMVDDEELLELVEMEVRELLSSYDFPGDDLPVIQGSALKALECESADEDAAKPILDLLAACDSYIEEPERDIDKPFLMPIEDVFSISGRGTVVTGRVERGVIKVGEEVEIVGIRDTAKTTCTGVEMFRKLLDQGQAGDNVGVLLRGTKRDEVERGQVLSAPGSINPHTKFKAEVYVLSKDEGGRHTPFFSGYRPQFYFRTTDITGVVTLDEGVEMVMPGDNATFNVEMINPIAMDPGLRFAIREGGRTVGAGVVTEILE from the coding sequence ATGGGTAAGGCTAAATTTGAACGCGGTAAGCCTCATGTTAATATCGGTACCATTGGTCACATTGACCACGGTAAAACCACTCTGACTGCTGCTATCACCAAGATCGCTGGTCTTGCTGGTAACGGCGACTACGTAGCTTTCGACGAAATCGACAAAGCTCCTGAAGAAAAAGAACGCGGTATCACCATTGCTACCGCTCACGTAGAATACGAAACCGAAGCACGTCACTACGCTCACGTAGACTGCCCCGGTCACGCTGACTACATCAAAAACATGATCACTGGTGCTGCTCAGATGGACGGCGCAATTCTCGTTGTTGCTGCTACTGACGGTCCCATGCCTCAGACTCGTGAGCACATCCTGCTCGCTCGTCAGGTTGGTGTTCCCGGAATCGTTGTATTCCTGAACAAGTGCGACATGGTTGATGATGAAGAACTCCTCGAGCTCGTAGAAATGGAAGTTCGCGAACTTCTCTCTTCCTACGACTTCCCCGGTGACGATCTTCCCGTTATCCAGGGTTCCGCTCTTAAAGCTCTCGAGTGCGAAAGCGCAGACGAAGATGCAGCTAAGCCCATCCTCGATCTCCTCGCAGCTTGTGACTCCTACATTGAAGAGCCCGAGCGTGACATCGACAAACCTTTCCTCATGCCTATTGAAGACGTTTTCTCCATCTCCGGTCGTGGTACCGTTGTTACCGGTCGTGTTGAGCGCGGTGTAATCAAAGTTGGTGAAGAAGTAGAAATCGTTGGTATCAGAGACACCGCTAAGACTACTTGTACTGGTGTTGAAATGTTCCGTAAGCTCCTCGATCAGGGTCAGGCTGGTGACAACGTTGGTGTTCTCCTTCGTGGTACCAAGCGTGATGAAGTTGAGCGTGGCCAGGTTCTTTCCGCTCCCGGTTCCATCAACCCCCACACCAAGTTCAAGGCAGAAGTATACGTTCTGTCCAAAGACGAAGGTGGACGTCACACTCCTTTCTTCTCCGGCTACCGTCCTCAGTTCTACTTCCGTACAACTGACATCACCGGTGTAGTTACCCTCGACGAAGGCGTTGAAATGGTTATGCCTGGCGATAACGCTACCTTCAACGTTGAAATGATCAACCCCATCGCTATGGATCCGGGTCTGCGCTTCGCTATTCGCGAAGGTGGCCGTACCGTAGGCGCAGGAGTTGTTACTGAAATTCTGGAGTAA
- a CDS encoding chemotaxis protein: MAQTDILLEAGTNELEIVEFWLEEEPREEGEGNYRGFYGVNVAKVLEIIRIPEKITKLPKVAHPAIMGTFNLRNKVIPLVDLSHWLKKPRVETEPPKVIVTEFNNVSSAFLVSGVTRIHRISWERVEAPSNYVSTLSEDSITGVVKFEDRISLILDLEKIVAELNPDLGLQLDDSIDWTNHAGYKAIIADDSTLIREMLFEMMVRAKFSVEMANTGRACWDKLQEYKQRSIEEERPITDFVNVVISDIEMPVMDGHNLTVRIKADEVLKQLPVILFSSIITDKLRHKGESVGADDQISKPEVTQLAQRAIALIEK; this comes from the coding sequence ATGGCTCAAACTGATATTTTACTTGAAGCCGGTACTAATGAACTAGAAATCGTTGAATTCTGGCTTGAAGAAGAACCGCGCGAAGAAGGCGAAGGCAACTATCGCGGATTTTATGGCGTTAACGTTGCCAAGGTTCTGGAAATCATCAGAATTCCTGAAAAAATAACAAAGCTTCCTAAGGTTGCGCACCCTGCGATCATGGGAACTTTCAACCTGCGAAATAAGGTAATTCCGCTTGTGGACCTGAGCCACTGGCTGAAAAAACCTCGCGTTGAAACTGAACCGCCTAAAGTTATTGTTACTGAGTTTAACAACGTCTCTTCTGCTTTTCTTGTTTCCGGTGTAACTCGAATCCACAGGATCAGTTGGGAGCGTGTTGAAGCTCCTTCCAACTACGTATCCACCCTCTCTGAAGATTCGATTACCGGTGTTGTTAAGTTCGAAGACAGAATTTCTCTGATCCTCGACCTTGAAAAAATCGTGGCAGAGCTTAATCCAGATCTCGGACTGCAGCTTGATGACTCTATCGACTGGACCAACCACGCTGGCTACAAAGCCATCATTGCAGATGACTCCACCCTGATCCGCGAGATGCTCTTTGAAATGATGGTCCGGGCAAAGTTTTCTGTTGAAATGGCTAATACCGGACGTGCCTGCTGGGACAAGTTACAAGAATACAAACAGCGCTCAATTGAGGAAGAACGCCCAATAACCGACTTCGTCAATGTCGTTATCTCTGACATTGAAATGCCGGTGATGGACGGACATAACCTGACAGTACGCATTAAGGCCGATGAAGTATTAAAGCAGTTACCTGTAATCCTTTTCTCCTCAATCATTACTGACAAGCTTCGCCACAAAGGGGAATCTGTCGGTGCTGACGACCAGATTTCAAAACCCGAGGTAACCCAACTGGCACAACGCGCCATTGCCTTGATTGAAAAATAA
- the hypE gene encoding hydrogenase expression/formation protein HypE: MSSDKVLLDYGSGGRASQRLISELFLKHFANDELDRLNDAATLNLKGQISMSTDSFTVDPIFFPGGDIGSLAVHGTVNDVAMLGAIPRYMTCAYIIEEGLPMDDLEKIVKSMGEACRHAGVNIVTGDTKVVPKGMVDKIFINTTGVGEIIADPAPSGDRAAVGDAVLVSGTMGDHGLTILGTREGLSLESNVKSDSAALNHLLVKLVQEIPDIHVLRDPTRGGLATTLNEITVSSNVCCELEESTIPVLPEVAGGCSFLGLDPLYLANEGKFLCILPQKYAEQALEIMRADDLGKDACQVGTITDTNPGKVILVTPLGGRRLLNMLEGEQLPRIC; encoded by the coding sequence ATGTCCTCAGATAAAGTTTTACTCGATTACGGTTCCGGCGGAAGGGCTTCCCAAAGACTTATTTCCGAACTTTTTCTTAAGCATTTTGCCAATGATGAGCTGGACAGACTCAATGATGCTGCCACTTTGAATTTGAAAGGGCAGATTTCAATGAGTACCGACAGTTTCACTGTTGATCCGATCTTTTTTCCCGGTGGGGATATCGGTTCTCTGGCTGTTCACGGGACAGTGAACGATGTGGCTATGCTCGGCGCAATTCCCCGCTATATGACCTGCGCTTATATTATTGAAGAAGGTCTGCCTATGGATGATCTGGAAAAGATTGTAAAATCCATGGGGGAAGCATGCCGGCATGCCGGGGTTAATATTGTTACCGGTGATACCAAGGTTGTCCCTAAAGGTATGGTTGATAAGATTTTTATCAATACTACCGGAGTCGGCGAAATTATCGCTGATCCTGCTCCCAGCGGTGATCGTGCTGCTGTTGGGGATGCTGTTCTTGTCAGCGGAACCATGGGCGATCACGGATTAACCATTCTTGGTACCCGTGAAGGTCTTTCCCTTGAGTCCAATGTAAAGAGTGATAGTGCTGCCTTGAACCATCTTTTAGTCAAACTGGTGCAGGAAATTCCGGATATTCATGTTTTGCGGGATCCGACTCGTGGCGGATTGGCAACCACATTGAATGAAATAACTGTTTCCTCCAATGTTTGTTGTGAACTGGAGGAATCCACCATTCCGGTCCTGCCTGAAGTGGCTGGAGGTTGTTCCTTTCTTGGCCTTGATCCTCTGTATCTTGCTAATGAGGGTAAATTCTTGTGTATTTTACCGCAAAAATATGCAGAGCAGGCCCTTGAAATTATGCGTGCTGATGATTTGGGTAAGGATGCCTGTCAGGTCGGTACCATCACAGATACTAATCCGGGCAAAGTTATTCTGGTTACTCCGCTTGGCGGCAGAAGACTGCTCAATATGCTGGAAGGTGAGCAGTTGCCCCGCATTTGTTAA
- a CDS encoding response regulator — MYKILIAEDDKISQKLAARFVADLGHVAFVSPHGKHAYEALKAENHFDVLVTDIMMPEMDGRQLVQTLRGDSQFMDLPIVIMSAVVGVSDISNLLALGATYFLPKPIDKEEFNEVINRCLK; from the coding sequence ATGTATAAAATATTGATTGCTGAAGACGACAAGATCTCTCAAAAGCTTGCAGCCAGGTTTGTTGCGGATCTGGGACACGTTGCTTTTGTCAGCCCTCACGGTAAGCACGCTTATGAAGCATTGAAAGCTGAGAATCATTTTGATGTGCTGGTTACAGATATAATGATGCCGGAAATGGATGGGCGTCAGCTGGTGCAGACCTTGAGAGGAGATTCTCAATTTATGGACCTGCCTATTGTGATCATGTCCGCAGTGGTAGGGGTCTCGGATATTTCTAATTTATTGGCTCTTGGGGCGACATATTTCCTGCCCAAACCTATTGATAAAGAGGAATTTAACGAGGTTATCAACCGCTGTTTGAAATAA
- the secE gene encoding preprotein translocase subunit SecE → MAKKKNKGAGVQAKAETQGTGSKIKQFTEFFEQSKVEIKKVVWPTQKETIQTCTAVLVLVVVMSLFLGVVDMGLSKLVEAILS, encoded by the coding sequence ATGGCCAAGAAAAAAAATAAAGGTGCGGGAGTTCAGGCTAAGGCTGAAACTCAGGGTACCGGTAGCAAGATTAAACAGTTTACCGAATTCTTTGAGCAGTCCAAGGTCGAAATCAAGAAGGTCGTATGGCCTACTCAGAAAGAGACTATACAGACCTGTACCGCCGTCTTGGTCCTTGTCGTAGTCATGTCGCTTTTTCTGGGTGTTGTTGACATGGGTCTCAGCAAACTTGTTGAGGCAATCCTGTCTTAA